Proteins encoded by one window of Clostridium bornimense:
- a CDS encoding N-acetylmuramoyl-L-alanine amidase, producing MNLRKLILTNNACYKAGKTIKPKGIMVHSTGANNPNLKRYVGPDDGLLGKNQYNNHWNQSKPGGREVCVHAFIGKLADGSIATYQTLPWNHRGWHAGGAANNSHIGFEICEDGLTDASYFSAVYKEAVELCVYLCKLYGFSERDIICHSEGYKRGIASNHADVMHWFPKHGKSMDTFRADVKKLLSAENKPADTVNKKYYRVQIGAYSVKANAEAQLAKAKKAGFTDAFIKYD from the coding sequence ATGAATCTACGTAAATTAATACTTACGAACAATGCCTGCTACAAGGCAGGTAAAACAATAAAACCGAAGGGTATAATGGTTCACTCAACAGGGGCTAACAACCCAAACCTAAAACGCTACGTTGGTCCAGACGATGGCTTGCTAGGAAAGAACCAGTATAACAACCATTGGAATCAAAGCAAACCTGGAGGGCGTGAAGTCTGCGTCCATGCCTTTATTGGTAAATTAGCAGATGGATCTATTGCCACCTATCAAACATTGCCTTGGAATCATCGTGGTTGGCATGCTGGAGGAGCTGCTAATAATTCCCATATTGGTTTTGAAATTTGCGAGGACGGTTTGACCGATGCCTCGTATTTTTCTGCTGTTTATAAGGAAGCTGTGGAGCTTTGTGTATATCTTTGCAAACTTTATGGGTTTAGTGAAAGAGATATCATTTGTCATAGCGAAGGTTATAAACGAGGCATTGCCAGTAATCATGCAGACGTGATGCACTGGTTTCCTAAGCATGGGAAGAGTATGGACACCTTTCGAGCGGATGTAAAGAAACTATTAAGTGCCGAAAATAAACCAGCAGACACGGTGAATAAGAAATATTACCGTGTGCAGATCGGTGCTTATTCTGTTAAAGCAAATGCTGAGGCACAGCTTGCCAAAGCTAAAAAAGCAGGC
- a CDS encoding phage holin family protein: MKEIWNWIQVTFAVVGGWLGYFLGGWDGFLYALLTFVVIDYITGLMCAVLDKKLSSEVGFRGIFKKVLIFSLVAIGHIIDKNVIGDGSVIRTAVIFFYLSNEGISILENAVHVGLPVPQKLKDILEQLHNRSDKEDYK, encoded by the coding sequence ATGAAGGAAATTTGGAACTGGATTCAAGTGACATTTGCTGTTGTTGGTGGTTGGCTCGGATATTTTCTCGGAGGATGGGACGGATTTTTATATGCTTTACTTACTTTTGTTGTGATTGATTACATCACAGGTTTGATGTGTGCTGTGCTTGATAAGAAGCTATCCAGTGAGGTAGGCTTTCGCGGCATATTCAAGAAAGTACTCATCTTTTCACTGGTAGCAATCGGTCACATTATTGATAAAAACGTTATTGGAGATGGCTCTGTTATACGAACAGCGGTCATCTTTTTTTATCTTTCAAATGAAGGCATATCCATACTTGAAAATGCTGTTCATGTTGGTCTGCCTGTGCCACAGAAACTCAAGGATATATTAGAGCAGCTTCACAACAGAAGCGACAAGGAGGACTATAAATGA